Proteins encoded together in one Priestia aryabhattai window:
- a CDS encoding class III poly(R)-hydroxyalkanoic acid synthase subunit PhaC, producing the protein MAIPYVQEWEKLIKSMPSEYKSSARRFKRAYEIMTTEADPEVGLTPKEVIWKKNKAKLYRYTPVKDNLHKTPILLVYALINKPYILDLTPGNSLVEYLLNRGFDVYLLDWGTPGLEDSNMKLDDYIVDYIPKAAKKVLRTSKSPDLSVLGYCMGGTMTSIFAALNEDLPIKNLIFMTSPFDFSDTGLYGAFLDDRYFNLDKAVDTFGNIPPEMIDFGNKMLKPITNFYGPYVTLVDRSENQRFVESWKLMQKWVADGIPFAGEAYRQWIRDFYQQNKLINGELEVRGRKVDLKNIKANILNIAASRDHIAMPHQVAALMDAVSSEDKEYKLLQTGHVSVVFGPKAVKETYPSIGDWLEKRSK; encoded by the coding sequence GTGGCAATTCCTTACGTGCAAGAGTGGGAAAAATTAATCAAATCAATGCCAAGTGAATATAAAAGTTCTGCAAGACGTTTTAAGCGTGCATATGAAATTATGACAACAGAAGCGGATCCGGAAGTTGGATTAACACCAAAAGAGGTTATTTGGAAAAAGAATAAAGCGAAATTATATCGCTATACGCCAGTAAAAGATAACCTGCATAAAACACCAATCTTACTCGTATATGCACTGATCAATAAACCGTATATTTTAGATTTAACACCTGGAAACAGCCTTGTTGAATACTTATTAAACCGCGGTTTTGATGTGTATTTGCTTGACTGGGGAACTCCTGGGCTTGAAGATAGCAATATGAAGCTAGATGATTATATTGTGGATTATATTCCAAAAGCGGCAAAAAAGGTGCTACGCACTTCTAAATCTCCTGATTTGTCTGTTCTTGGTTACTGCATGGGCGGAACCATGACATCTATTTTTGCTGCATTAAATGAAGACTTGCCGATTAAAAACTTAATTTTTATGACAAGTCCATTTGATTTTTCGGATACAGGTTTATACGGAGCATTTCTAGACGATCGCTACTTTAATTTAGATAAAGCAGTAGATACATTCGGAAACATCCCTCCAGAGATGATTGACTTTGGAAACAAGATGTTAAAGCCAATCACGAATTTTTACGGTCCGTATGTAACGTTGGTGGACCGTTCGGAAAATCAGCGTTTTGTTGAAAGCTGGAAGCTAATGCAAAAGTGGGTTGCTGACGGAATCCCATTTGCTGGTGAAGCTTATCGTCAGTGGATTCGTGACTTCTATCAACAAAACAAATTAATCAATGGTGAACTTGAAGTTCGCGGACGCAAAGTAGATTTAAAAAATATTAAAGCTAATATTTTAAACATTGCTGCTAGCCGTGATCATATTGCGATGCCGCATCAAGTGGCAGCTTTAATGGACGCTGTTTCAAGTGAAGATAAAGAGTATAAATTGTTGCAAACAGGTCACGTATCTGTTGTATTTGGTCCAAAAGCAGTGAAGGAAACATATCCTTCAATCGGCGATTGGCTAGAAAAACGTTCTAAATAA
- a CDS encoding TerC family protein — MDASLLLEYGWVLLVLVALEGILAADNALVMAIMVKHLPEEKRKKALFYGLAGAFIFRFGSLFLISFLVDVWQLQAIGAIYLLFISINHIVKRYVKKDDREKVKEADKKKGSSFWMTVLKVEIADIAFAVDSILAAVALAVTLPTTNLPQIGGLDGGQFLVIFAGGIIGLIIMRFAATWFVKLLNTRPGLETAAFAIVGWVGVKLAVYTLAHPELGIINEHFPESKVWKITFWIVLLAIAASGWFLSKNKEQTDLEGSEKEKESLKKIENQ, encoded by the coding sequence ATGGATGCATCGCTTTTGTTAGAGTATGGATGGGTATTGCTAGTGCTGGTTGCATTAGAAGGGATTTTGGCGGCGGATAATGCTCTTGTGATGGCCATTATGGTCAAACATTTACCGGAAGAAAAACGCAAGAAGGCATTATTTTACGGATTAGCCGGTGCCTTTATTTTTAGATTTGGTTCATTGTTCTTAATTTCATTTTTAGTAGACGTATGGCAGCTTCAAGCCATAGGAGCCATTTACTTATTGTTCATTTCCATTAATCATATCGTGAAGCGATATGTGAAAAAAGACGATCGCGAAAAAGTGAAAGAAGCAGATAAGAAAAAGGGCTCAAGTTTCTGGATGACGGTTTTAAAAGTAGAAATAGCGGACATTGCTTTTGCCGTTGATTCAATTTTGGCCGCTGTGGCTCTTGCTGTTACATTGCCAACAACAAATCTTCCTCAAATTGGCGGACTCGATGGCGGACAATTCTTGGTGATCTTTGCCGGAGGAATTATAGGATTAATTATTATGCGTTTTGCTGCAACTTGGTTCGTCAAGCTATTAAATACGCGCCCAGGCCTAGAAACGGCTGCTTTTGCTATCGTAGGCTGGGTAGGGGTTAAGTTAGCGGTCTACACCCTTGCTCATCCAGAGTTAGGTATTATTAATGAACACTTCCCTGAATCAAAAGTGTGGAAAATTACGTTTTGGATTGTGTTACTTGCCATAGCAGCTTCAGGCTGGTTTCTATCTAAAAATAAAGAACAAACTGATCTTGAAGGATCAGAGAAAGAAAAAGAATCGTTAAAAAAAATTGAAAATCAATAA
- the phaP gene encoding polyhydroxyalkanoic acid inclusion protein PhaP has translation MSTVKYDTVIDAMWEQWTKGLQNIADGNKQIEQWTLKALEQQQEFVTKAVEQLQATDKQWKAELEDLQQKTVENLRKTAGNAVADSYEEWTNRTHEALNKLQELSLNQSKSSYSLVKQAQEQYHQVVTQLVEEQKKTRQEFQHVSDAYVEQVKSLQKSFAQSLEQYAVVK, from the coding sequence ATGTCAACAGTAAAGTATGATACAGTAATTGATGCAATGTGGGAACAATGGACAAAGGGGTTACAAAACATTGCAGACGGAAACAAACAAATTGAGCAATGGACGTTAAAAGCACTTGAGCAACAGCAAGAATTTGTAACAAAAGCAGTTGAACAACTTCAAGCAACAGACAAACAATGGAAAGCTGAATTAGAAGATCTTCAACAAAAAACAGTTGAAAACTTACGCAAAACAGCTGGTAACGCTGTTGCCGATTCTTATGAAGAATGGACAAACCGCACGCATGAAGCATTAAACAAATTACAAGAGCTTTCTCTTAACCAAAGCAAATCAAGCTACTCTCTAGTAAAGCAAGCTCAAGAACAATATCATCAAGTAGTAACACAATTAGTAGAAGAGCAAAAGAAAACGCGTCAAGAATTCCAACACGTATCTGATGCATACGTAGAACAAGTGAAATCTCTTCAAAAGTCATTTGCTCAGTCTCTTGAGCAATATGCAGTTGTAAAATAA
- a CDS encoding acetoacetyl-CoA reductase, which yields MTTLQGKVAIVTGGSKGIGAAITRELASNGVKVAVNYNSSKESAEAIVKEIKDNGGEAIAVQADVSYVDQAKHLIEETKAAFGQLDILVNNAGITRDRSFKKLGEEDWKKVIDVNLHSVYNTTSAALTHLLESEGGRVINISSIIGQAGGFGQTNYSAAKAGMLGFTKSLALELAKTGVTVNAICPGFIETEMVMAIPEDVRAKIVAKIPTRRLGHAEEIARGVVYLAKDGAYITGQQLNINGGLYM from the coding sequence ATGACAACATTACAAGGTAAAGTAGCAATCGTAACAGGCGGATCTAAAGGTATCGGGGCAGCAATTACACGTGAGCTTGCTTCTAATGGAGTAAAAGTAGCAGTAAACTATAACAGCAGTAAGGAATCTGCAGAAGCAATCGTAAAAGAAATTAAAGACAACGGCGGAGAAGCTATTGCGGTTCAAGCTGACGTGTCTTATGTAGATCAAGCAAAACACCTAATCGAAGAAACAAAAGCTGCGTTTGGTCAATTAGACATTCTAGTAAACAATGCTGGAATTACACGCGACCGTTCATTCAAGAAGTTAGGTGAAGAAGATTGGAAAAAAGTAATTGATGTAAACTTACATAGCGTATACAACACAACATCAGCTGCGCTAACGCATCTTTTAGAATCTGAAGGTGGTCGTGTTATCAATATTTCATCAATTATTGGTCAGGCGGGCGGATTTGGTCAAACAAACTACTCAGCTGCTAAAGCAGGTATGCTAGGATTCACAAAATCATTAGCTCTTGAACTAGCTAAGACAGGCGTAACGGTTAATGCAATTTGCCCAGGATTTATTGAAACGGAAATGGTGATGGCAATTCCTGAAGATGTTCGTGCAAAAATTGTTGCGAAAATTCCAACTCGTCGCTTAGGCCACGCTGAAGAAATTGCACGTGGAGTTGTTTACTTAGCAAAAGACGGCGCGTACATTACGGGACAACAGTTAAACATTAACGGCGGCTTATACATGTAA
- the sigI gene encoding RNA polymerase sigma factor SigI — translation MLTKVQMPPSLETLVLTIQQGDKQLHNEMIQQYKPFIAKVVSAVCKRYISEADDEFSIGLIAFNEAIENYTIQKGRSLLAFAELIIKRRVIDYIRKEKRNQTLLYNRIENEGFIQGKVERDISLSNYKRQSETSHIQEEMTYFCQTLKLFKLTLEDIINTSPKHKDARGNAVEVASFIVNEKELKDKLFLKRQLPIRLIEKHVKVSRKTIERNRKYIIAMVIILAGDYVYLKDYIM, via the coding sequence ATGCTCACAAAAGTTCAAATGCCTCCATCGCTTGAGACGCTTGTACTGACGATTCAGCAAGGGGATAAACAATTACATAATGAAATGATTCAACAATATAAACCGTTTATTGCTAAAGTTGTTTCGGCTGTATGTAAACGTTATATAAGTGAAGCTGACGATGAATTTAGCATTGGTCTGATTGCGTTTAATGAAGCTATTGAAAATTACACAATCCAAAAAGGACGATCCCTTCTTGCATTTGCGGAACTTATTATCAAAAGAAGAGTAATCGACTATATTCGAAAAGAAAAGCGAAATCAAACGCTGCTCTATAACCGAATTGAAAATGAAGGTTTTATTCAAGGTAAGGTAGAAAGGGATATATCGCTCTCTAACTATAAAAGGCAAAGTGAAACTTCACATATTCAAGAGGAAATGACTTATTTTTGTCAGACGCTAAAATTGTTTAAATTAACTCTTGAAGACATTATTAACACGTCTCCTAAACATAAAGATGCAAGGGGAAATGCAGTGGAAGTTGCATCTTTTATCGTCAATGAAAAAGAATTAAAAGATAAGCTGTTTTTAAAGCGGCAGCTTCCTATTCGCTTGATTGAAAAACATGTCAAAGTAAGCCGAAAAACAATTGAAAGAAACCGTAAATACATCATCGCGATGGTTATTATATTAGCGGGGGATTACGTGTATTTAAAAGACTATATTATGTAA
- the phaR gene encoding polyhydroxyalkanoic acid synthase subunit PhaR: MEQQKVFDPFQAWKDVYDKTESYWGKVIGDNMNREEFSQLMGNVLNMNLQYQQAVNEVTGRYLHQVNVPTKEDVANVASLVINVEEKVELLEEQFDDRFDELEAKQENASVLKKEVTKLKSDVKSLDKKLDKVLSLLEGQQKTQDELKDTIQKQIKTQGEQLQAQLLEKQEKLAKENAAEKPKAEAQTGAKSSNAQKTEQPARK; this comes from the coding sequence TTGGAACAGCAAAAAGTATTTGATCCGTTTCAAGCATGGAAAGACGTATATGACAAAACCGAATCTTACTGGGGTAAAGTTATTGGGGACAATATGAATCGTGAAGAATTTTCCCAGCTCATGGGAAATGTGCTAAATATGAACCTTCAATATCAACAAGCAGTAAATGAAGTAACGGGGCGCTATCTGCACCAAGTAAATGTACCAACAAAAGAAGATGTAGCAAACGTTGCGTCATTAGTCATCAATGTGGAAGAAAAAGTAGAATTGTTAGAAGAGCAATTTGATGACCGCTTTGATGAATTAGAAGCAAAGCAAGAAAATGCATCTGTTTTGAAAAAAGAAGTAACTAAGCTGAAATCTGATGTCAAATCGTTAGACAAAAAACTCGACAAAGTTTTGTCTCTTCTTGAAGGGCAACAAAAAACACAAGACGAGTTAAAAGACACTATTCAAAAGCAAATTAAAACTCAAGGTGAGCAGCTTCAAGCTCAGCTATTAGAAAAACAAGAGAAATTAGCAAAAGAAAATGCAGCTGAAAAGCCAAAGGCAGAAGCGCAAACTGGAGCAAAATCATCAAATGCTCAAAAAACAGAGCAGCCGGCTCGCAAGTAA
- the phaQ gene encoding poly-beta-hydroxybutyrate-responsive repressor — protein MGSSEKDNTSNSNNLEKSISGAPKNLMVPFLLLSLRGWNLHGYKLIQQLMSFGFTSVDQGNVYRTLRQLEKDNLITSQWDTSAEGPARRIYSLTDAGEQYLSMWANSLEQYQNMLDSFFHMYTDMLFPFSSSSSKKSKESKEEEND, from the coding sequence TTGGGATCAAGTGAAAAAGATAACACCTCTAATTCAAACAACTTAGAAAAATCGATTAGCGGTGCACCAAAAAACTTGATGGTTCCTTTTCTTCTTTTAAGTTTAAGAGGGTGGAATCTACATGGTTACAAGCTCATTCAGCAACTAATGAGCTTTGGATTCACATCAGTTGATCAAGGAAATGTCTACCGCACACTGAGACAGCTTGAAAAAGACAACTTGATTACATCGCAATGGGATACATCAGCTGAAGGACCTGCACGCCGGATTTATTCATTAACAGATGCCGGTGAACAATATTTAAGCATGTGGGCTAATTCACTTGAACAGTATCAAAACATGTTAGATTCATTTTTTCACATGTATACCGACATGTTGTTCCCTTTTAGCTCTTCTTCTTCTAAAAAGTCAAAAGAATCAAAAGAGGAAGAAAACGATTAA
- a CDS encoding alpha/beta-type small acid-soluble spore protein, which translates to MARTNKLLTPGVEQFLDQYKYEIAQEFGVTLGSDTAARSNGSVGGEITKRLVQQAQAHLSGSTQK; encoded by the coding sequence ATGGCTAGAACAAATAAACTATTAACACCAGGAGTAGAACAATTTTTAGATCAATATAAATATGAAATCGCTCAAGAATTTGGGGTAACTCTAGGTTCTGACACTGCTGCACGCAGCAACGGTTCAGTAGGCGGAGAAATCACAAAACGCTTAGTGCAACAAGCTCAAGCTCACTTAAGCGGCAGCACACAAAAATAA